From one Planococcus citri chromosome 3, ihPlaCitr1.1, whole genome shotgun sequence genomic stretch:
- the LOC135839352 gene encoding transient receptor potential cation channel protein painless-like: MSKDFELLNSFERSDSLCSPSPQVKLLNLLLSGNVEKFVEVLKNNLGSVDVNYFYEEPENGTLLDIACRSRGNRKFVDVLIQYGADVNAPNSVFDKYPLQVAVEKSDTETLDALVKCLKCNINALDKFGNTVLHIAAKLNKVNFIEILLKHPNIDINAVNRKHQTPLHLALTEGSKEAIRVLLATPDVDLDEVKDFRDRSCREIIEEKYPEFKMDMHTMGPEKGLNQSMFIFLRNRDVRSFLRLAKVNKHCLNDNDGTYTYLQFACAHGMGEVTDTLLNIGVDPNGCCPHNGKPPLILAAERGYHDIVLRLIQNSETTLYPAGGTTALHAVMNGMYNTDKNLQSNSADCNYRKCLENILKEASREQLEQLDLNFRDDSGSTALHYAAQLNDDDTVRALLEAGAYVGHKNNNGTMALEWIDPKVLEEYLDRCISTNDKAAREQSYEIIYNYKILAPPRKQSYYEKHDSEIDEKEIYDIISETEPLLVMNSIPELRRLLTHPVLTSFLNLKWYTIRKYFFINLVFYLTFWISLTSYILYTYGFSNTRNSTSNATAPVAAAGDGSNPYVPVNDTLLWYITLMLCGVLFLREFFQFIISPWPYVKSPENWLEMGLICISGAVLVCQTDLDERPQLAAIAILASWMELILLIGRHPLLSTNIEMFKTVSLNFLKFLAWYSILILAFAFSFYILFNDRAGEDDIFFRNPAMSVFKSVIMLTGEFDAGSIPFGEKISTSHLLFILFVFLVAIVLFNLLNGLAVSDTQAIRADAELVGIVSRVKLISYVEKIAVSDPFPCLSFTDKLACCCCCAPLKQVTRRRERHVKMFYKRINLFPHTLADDQVRVRPNEGNTMVMSDAITKYRDDDACFVRCADWRIDPNIIKDTNKVLEKYRKQNEALNFTELIKEYTEQLREYKMKLDTVESASERNEKLLKEIMGVLKQRL; this comes from the coding sequence ATGTCCAaggattttgaattattaaacagtTTCGAACGCAGTGATAGTTTGTGCTCGCCTTCGCCGCAAGTCAAATTGCTCAATTTACTGTTATCCGGAAACGTTGAAAAGTTCGTCGAagttttgaagaataatttaGGCAGTGTTGATGTGAATTATTTCTACGAAGAGCCGGAAAATGGTACTTTGTTGGATATCGCTTGTCGATCGAGAGGTAATCGTAAATTCGTCGATGTTCTCATTCAATATGGTGCTGATGTGAATGCTCCCAACAGTGTGTTTGATAAGTATCCTTTACAAGTAGCTGTGGAAAAATCAGATACCGAAACACTCGACGCGTTGGTAAAGTGTCTAAAATGTAATATTAATGCTCTGGATAAGTTCGGGAATACAGTTCTACACATCGCTGCGAAACTCAATAAGgttaattttatagaaattctATTGAAACATCCGAATATCGATATAAATGCTGTGAATCGTAAACATCAAACACCGTTGCATCTGGCATTGACTGAAGGAAGCAAAGAAGCTATTCGTGTACTTCTAGCAACACCAGATGTAGATTTAGACGAGGTGAAAGATTTTCGTGATCGTTCTTGTCGCGAAATAATTGAAGAAAAGTATCCGGAGTTTAAAATGGATATGCACACGATGGGACCAGAAAAAGGCTTAAATCAAAGTATGTTCATATTCTTGCGCAATCGCGATGTAAGATCATTCCTTCGACTTGCCAAAGTAAACAAACACTGTTTGAATGATAACGACGGTACGTATACGTACTTACAATTTGCCTGCGCTCATGGCATGGGCGAAGTTACGGATACTCTCCTCAATATCGGAGTAGATCCTAATGGATGCTGCCCTCATAATGGCAAACCTCCTCTTATACTTGCCGCCGAAAGAGGCTATCATGATATTGTTTTGAGGTTGATACAAAACTCAGAAACGACATTGTACCCAGCTGGAGGTACAACAGCGTTACATGCTGTGATGAATGGCATGTACAATACCGATAAAAATCTTCAAAGTAACTCCGCAGATTGTAATTATCGTAAATGTCTGGAAAATATACTAAAGGAAGCTTCTCGCGAACAATTAGAACAACTagatttgaattttcgagatgACTCAGGCAGTACAGCCTTACATTATGCAGCCCAGTTGAACGACGATGACACCGTAAGAGCACTTTTAGAGGCGGGTGCTTACGTAGGGCATAAAAATAATAACGGTACAATGGCTTTAGAATGGATTGATCCCAAAGTACTGGAGGAATACCTCGATCGTTGCATTTCTACGAACGATAAAGCAGCCAGGGAGCAATCGTACGAGATTATTTACAATTATAAAATCCTCGCTCCACCGAGAAAGCAGTCTTATTACGAAAAGCACGATTCGGAAATCGACGAGAAGGAGATATAcgatattatttctgaaaccGAACCCTTACTAGTGATGAATAGTATTCCCGAATTGAGACGACTTCTCACACACCCTGTATTGACCAGTTTCTTGAATTTAAAATGGTATActattagaaaatatttttttattaatttagttttctatttaACTTTCTGGATATCTCTTACTTCGTATATTCTGTACACTTACGGTTTCTCTAATACTAGAAATTCTACGTCTAATGCTACAGCACCTGTTGCTGCTGCCGGTGATGGTTCTAATCCGTACGTTCCTGTGAATGATACTTTGCTGTGGTATATTACTCTGATGTTATGCGGAGTTTTATTTCTGAGAGAATTTTTCCAGTTCATTATCTCACCCTGGCCTTATGTAAAATCACCCGAGAACTGGCTGGAGATGGGTTTGATCTGTATAAGTGGAGCTGTACTGGTATGTCAGACTGATTTGGACGAACGACCTCAGCTGGCAGCTATCGCTATTCTGGCTTCTTGGATGGAGTTGATTTTGTTAATCGGCAGACATCCTTTACTATCCACCAATATAGAAATGTTTAAAACAGTTTcgttgaactttttgaaattcctcGCTTGGTATTCGATTCTGATTTTAGCCTTTGCTTTCAGTTTCTATATTTTGTTTAACGATAGAGCGGGCGAAGACGATATATTTTTCCGTAACCCAGCCATGTCGGTTTTTAAATCAGTTATCATGCTGACCGGTGAATTTGACGCCGGTTCTATACCATTTGGAGAGAAAATAAGCACCAGTCATCtgctatttattttattcgtttttctcGTCGCTATTGTTTTGTTTAATCTGCTCAATGGGTTGGCTGTCAGCGACACTCAGGCTATTCGAGCGGATGCTGAATTAGTCGGAATTGTTTCCAGAGTGAAATTAATCTCGTATGTGGAGAAAATAGCTGTCAGTGATCCGTTCCCATGTCTTAGTTTTACCGATAAGCTTgcttgttgttgttgctgtgcTCCGCTGAAACAGGTCACTCGTAGGCGAGAAAGGCATGTAAAAATGTTCTACAAACGGATTAATTTGTTTCCTCATACGTTAGCTGATGATCAAGTACGTGTTAGACCTAATGAAGGAAATACTATGGTGATGTCTGATGCGATTACCAAGTATCGCGACGATGATGCTTGTTTCGTGAGATGTGCTGATTGGAGAATCGATCCTAATATAATTAAGGATACTAATAAGGTTTTGGAGAAGTATAGGAAACAAAACGAGGCTCTTAATTTCACCGAGTTGATCAAGGAGTATACCGAACAGTTGAGAGAATACAAGATGAAATTGGATACTGTTGAAAGTGCTTCggaaaggaatgaaaaattattgaaggaaATTATGGGTGTTTTGAAACAAAGGTTGTAA